In Candidatus Binatia bacterium, the genomic window ACCAGCTGCTCGTCGCGATCGCGGGCGACGAGATCTGCGGCTACGCCTCGGCGAGCCAGTTCCGACCGAAAGAGGCGTACGACACGACCGTCGAGATCTCGGCGTACCTCGCCCCGCAATTCACGGGACAGGGCCTCGGCCGGGCACTGTACGACACGTTGTTCGCACGGCTTGACGGCGAAGACGTGCACCGTGCACTCGCCGGAATCACGCTGCCGAATCCGGCAAGCCTCGCGCTGCACGGGCACTTCGGCTTCACACAGGCGGCACACTTCACGGAAAACGGACGTAAGCTCGGGCGCTACTGGGACGTCGTCTGGCTCGAGAAGAAGATGGGGGAAGCATGAAAGAACGTCGGCTTGGTCGCAGCGCGCTCAGCGTCTCGGAGATCTGTCTCGGCACAATGACCTTCGGGTCGATGGCCGACGAGCGCGATAGCCTCGCAATCCTCGATCGGGCCTATGAGGCCGGCGTGAACTTCCTCGACGTCGCCGAGATCTACCCCGTACCCCCCGACACGAAATGGGCGGGCGCGAGCGAAGAGATCGTCGGCAAGTGGCTGCACGACAAGCCGCGCGACTCCCTGTTCGTCGCAACGAAAATCGCCGGTCCGGGCGGCGGCTGGTTCCAGACCCCGGTGCGTGGTGGGAACACCGCGCTCGATCGCCATTCGGTCGAGCGGGCCCTCGACGCGAGCCTCCGGAAGCTCGGCACCGATTACGTCGACCTCTACCAAACCCATTGGCCCGACCGGATTCTGCCGGCCGAGGAACAAATGGAAGCCCTCGATCGCGCCGTGCAGGCGGGCAAGGTGCGCGTCCTCGGCTGCAGCAACGAGAGCGCGTACGGGCTCACCAAGCTGCTCTGGGCGTCGGACATCCTCGGCGCGGCCCGACACGAGACGATCCAGAACAACTTCAGTCTGCTGAATCGTCGATTCGAGGACGGGCTCTCCGAAGTCTGTCGCGCGGAGAAGGTGAGCCTACTCCCGTACAGCCCTCTGGGCGGTGGCGTCCTCTCGGGCAAGTACCAGGGCGGGGCCTTCCCCGAAGGAGCCCGGTTCACGTACTACCGCAACCACAGTCCACGAACGAAGTTCATGGCCGACCGCTTCGTGAACGAGCGCTCCCTCGAGACCACCGCGCAGCTCGCCGCCGTGGCGGAGAAAGCCGGGATCTCCGTCGTCACGCTGTCCATCGCGTGGACGCTGACGCACCCGTTCGTCGGTTCGACGATCATCGGCGCGACGAACGTAGATCAACTCGACGAATGCCTCGCCGCCGCGAAGACGACTCTCTCGCCCGAAGTACTCGCGGAGTGCGACCGCATCACCCGAGCGATTCCCTACCCGCTCGGGTGACCGCTGCGGCGCCATTCCGCGCCCCAGCTCGTCGATGTCGCGACGGGCGCGGTCGAGAATCGTTCGCACCCGCTCGGCGACCTCGGGATCACCGCCGGAATGCGCGCCCGGCAATCTCAGCGTCCTCGAGCTGCAGCAACGTCGGATAGACGGTGCCGGCGCTCGCGGGGTACCCGCCGCCCGACCGCTCTTCGAGCTGCTTCATAAGCTCGTAGCCGTGCTTCGGACCGTCCCCGAGAAGCGAGAGCCGCCGCGGGCCGGATCAGGCAGGCGTGGCGGCTCGGTTCTGTTCGCGACGCATCTGCCCGACGAGGACGCGGGCCGCGTCGTCGAAGATGTGGTCGCCGTAGACCGGGTCGTCGTGGTCGAGGACGAACGTCGCCTGGTAAGGCGTACCCTCGCTGCTTCGGATCTCGCGCACTACGTCCTCCACCTCGTCGAGGCGGTGCCCGTGCTTCTCGATGAGCAAGGCTCGGAACCCGGCGTAATGACCTGCCTCGTCGCCGATGACCCGCCGGACCAGAGCGCCCAAGCGCTCGCCCAGAAGGTCGTACATCGGGAGGTTTCCGCGGTAGCCGCGGAGCGTCGCCAGCTCGTCGTAGGCGAGCAGGCAGAGAATCTCGAACTCGCCGCGGAACAGGTGGGCAACCGCACCGAAGTCCGGCCGGCGCGCCTCCAGCTCATCGGTGGCATTCTCCCCCAGCAGGGTCTCGACGACGCAGCGGAACGAGCTGAAGTGACGAACTTCGTCGGCGTACCAGCGCGTCAGCATCCCGCGGAACTCGTCGCAAAGCGGGACGTCAAGACGTTCGAGGTAGTCCACCAGGAAACGAGCGTCGTACTCGGTCACCATGTCGTCACGAAGCGCTGCAAGAAGGCGCGGCCGCACGTCCGCCGGGACTTCCACCAGCCGGTGACGCGCTGCCTCGGTGACCTCCCGAATACCGGGAGCCGCCGCTTCGAACGGGAGGAACATGATCCGGGAAGGTTCTCCAATGGTCCCGGCGCGCGCAAGCCCCTCTCAGGAGAGGAGGGCCGGAAAACGCTCCAAAAGAGAGCGCAGCGCAAATATCGCTTCCCGGCGAGCGAGGATGGCGCCCATGCAGTAGTTCGGGCCGGATCCGACGGCGAGGTGCTTCCCATGCTCGCGGCGGACGTCGGACCTGTCGCCGTCGGGGTAGTGCTCGGAGTCCCGGTTGGACGACCCAATGCCGAGGTAGACGAACTGTCGCTTCGAGATCTTCTCGCCGCGGAACTCGAAATCCTCCGCGGCAACGCACGGCATGAGCGGGTTCGCCGGCTCCACTCGGAGCGATTCCTCGACGACGTTGCGACAGAGGCTCGCGTCGGCCTGCGTGCTCTGCGGAACGTTCTCGACGAAGGCAGGGATCCCGGAAGAGCGCATCCACGCCGTCGTGTCAGAACACGAACCAGGCGTTCATCCCTTTGTGGAAGAAGACCGGCCGGTGCTCCCGGAATTAGTGTTAGTCCTCAAAGGGCGCGCGAAGCTTCTCCTCGTCCTAGAGACAGAACGTCTGCGCTCTCGGGTCGCCGGCAGCATTGGTCGGAGCCATGCGCCATTCTATCACTAGCCGCGGGGCGCATCTTGCCGCTTGCTCAGTGCAGAACCCCCTTGCCGCCATTAGAGTCGTGAGATGACGCAGAGGCCCCTCTGGATGCCCAACGCCGACACCGCCGACGGGTTCCCTTCGATGCCCGTGGGCTTCTGGAACGACGAGGACGGAGCCCGTTACCACCGCGCGTACTTCGAACGCTTCGAGAACGTCTGGCGTCACGGCGACATCGTGGAGGTCACAGACCACGGCGGCATGGTGATCTACGGACGCTCCGATGCCGTTCTCAACCCAGGCGGGGTGCGAATCGGTACGGCCGAGATCTATCGCGCGGTCGAGAACCTCAGTGCGCTCGCCAACCCCGAGGTGCTCGAGCACTTTCGCGATCGCCCCGAGCTTCGCGCGTGAGGGTCCGTACTTTCCTTCCCAGGGCGTCCCCTCGAACCTGGTTCCTCGCGATCGCGGTCGCGATGACCCTCTGCGGGGCGGCCCCCGCGGCGCGGGCCGAGCTGCCGCCCGCGGTACGAACTGCGATCGAAGCGATGCTCGAGTGCGAACGGCCGGAGGGCGGTTGGATGTACGTGTGCGCGCCCGAGCGGGGCAGCCGCGGCGTCACGAAGATCGTGAATCTCGGCGTACGCGTCCGCTCCACACTCGGACTCGAGCCCTTCGATCTCATTGTCATGCGGAGCCCCGGCACGCCCGCCGCGGGCCTCCTGCTCCTCGAAGCGTGGGAGCGCAGCGGTGAGGAGAGATTCCTCGACGACGCGAAGCGCACGGGCGATCTCATCCTGGATCTCCAACTCCCGGGCGGCGGCTGGTTCTCCGAGATGCCGGTCCACGGGCGAGAACTCGCGTTCTGGTTTAAGTGGTACGTGCCGTGGAGCACCCTCGATGACGACGTCACGACCGGCGCCGTCCGATTGCTGCTGCGACTGTTCCAAGCGACCGGGGACGAGCGTTACCGCGTCAGCGCCGAGCGCGGCCTCGACCTCCTCGTGGAGGCCCAACTTCCGTCCGGAGCCTGGCCCCTCACCGGCCGCCCCGTTTGGCTCCGCACCGTATCCCCTTCGTTCGAAGATTTGCCAAGTCTGAACGACGCCGCGACGGCGTCCGTGATCCGGACGCTGATCCTCGGCGCGGAGATCCTCGATCAACCCGACCTCCTCGCCGCCGCCGTCCGCGGGGGCGATTGGCTCGTCGACACCCGCCACGCCGCGCCCGCCGCCGGATGGGCGCAGCAGTACGACGAGACGGGTCGTGCTGTTCCGGGACGTGCCTTCGAGCCCGTGGCCCTCGCGAGTTGGGAGACACGCCATGCTCTCGACGCACTCGTCGCCCTCAGCCGCGCGGTCGACGACCAGCGATACTGCTCCGCGATCGACGAGAGCGTGTCCTGGCTCGCGGATTCCGCCCTCGGCCCCGGCTGCTGGGCACGCTTCGTGTCCCCCGAGACGGGCAAACCGATCTTCATCGATCTGGACGGCAACGAGGTGCCTCATCTCTATCAGGCGAAGCGGCCGTATAGATGGACCGGCGACTACGGCATACCCGCCTTGTTCGCCGAACTCGAAGTTCCCGCGGACGAGGCCGAGGTGACCCCCCGCATCGCCGGCGACGCGGGAGACTGCCCAGACGCACCGCGCCGCGCTCGGCGACGACTCGAGGCACGAAACCCCCGCGCCCGCATCGGCGAGGCCGGCTCACAGATGGGTCTCGCGCGTGGCGTCCCACCTTCTCCGTGTCCGCGACCTTGACCGAGCTTCCCTCGCGAGCCATGCCTCCCGCATGAAGAGCTACCGCAAGGAGCTTTGGTTCCAGATCCCCGGCAGACGCGGACTCGTGAACATCACTCCCGACGTCACCGACTCCCTGCAAGAGAGCGGCGTCCGTGAGGGGCTCGTCCTCGTTAACGCGATGCACATCACCGCGTCGGTGTTCATCAACGACGACGAGCCCGGCCTCCACCACGACTATGAGGAGTTCCTCGAGCGAATCGCGCCACACGCACCGATCGACCAGTACCGCCACAACGACACGGGCGAAGACAATGCCGACGCCCACATCAAACGTCAGCTCATGGGAAGAGAAGTCGTCGTCGCGATCACCGACGGCGCGCTCGACTTCGGCCCGTGGGAGCAAATCTTCTACGGCGAATTCGACGGCAGCCGTCGCAAGCGCGTGCTCGTAAAGATCATCGGAGACTAAAACGACTATGGAACGCCCCGCGGACCTGCACATCGACGACCTCGCCCATCCCCGGTTCGACCCGGCCATCCGGGAGATGATGGATCAGGTGGCGGAGGCCTCGGCGCCCGTCCAGTTCACCACGGATGCCGTCCTCCGTGCGGCATCCGAGCAGACGGGGCTCGAAGACTTCGGAGACGACCAATTCCGCGGACCCCTCGACGCCCTACTTTCGAGCATCGAGCACGAGGGCAACCTCACTCCCTTCGGGCGAATTAGCTACTTCACCCTGCTCCTCACGCTCGCGAAGAATCGCCTCCAGATTCAGGACCTGCTGATGCGGCACCCGGAGATCCACGACATCGAGATCCAGGCCCCGATCGTGATCGCGGGCCTGCAGCGCACCGGCACGACGAACCTGCACAGCATGCTGTCGGCCGACCCGAACCTTCGCTCCCTTCCTTACTGGGAAAGCCTCGAGCCGGTTCTGGGCCCAGGCGCCATGGCCGAGGAGGGGCAGCCCGATCCCCGAATCGCACTCACGGAGGTCGCGCTTTCGTTTCAGGAGCAGGTGATCCCGCACTTCAACCGCATGCACGAGATGACGGTCGACCACGCGCACGAGGAGATTCAGATTCTCGCGATCGACTTCTCGACGATGCTGTTCGAGTCGATGGCGACGCTCCCCGGGTTCCGCGACTACTACCTCTCCCACGACCAACAGCCGCACTACGAGTATATGAAGACCTGCCTCAAGGCGCTGACCTGGCTACGCGGCGGGAAGCGCTGGGTTTTGAAGTCCCCACAGCACATCGAGCAGATCCCCGCCGTGCTCGCGACGTTCCCCGACGCGACGGTCGTGTTCACGCATCGCGACCCGGTCTCCGTCATCGCGTCGACCGCCACGATGCTCGCCTACGCCGCCCGCATGCACCAGAGCCCGGTCGATACGGAGGCGCTCGGGGCTTACTGGGTCGACCGGACCGAGCGCATGCTTCGTTCGTGCATGCGCGATCGCGACCTCGTAGCGCCCGAGCGCTCCATGGACGTTCTCTTCCACGAGTACATGAAGGACGACATGGCCATCGTGCACCAGATCTACGACCTCGCGGGGCAGCCGCTCCCAGCCTCGTCCCGCGCCGCGATGGCCGCCTACACTGAAGCGCATCCGCGTGGTCGGTTCGGACGCATCTCGTACAAGTTGGCAGACTTTGGCTTGACTGCCGACGAAGTGCGCGAGCGAACCCGCTTCTACGTCGATCACTTCGGACTGGAGATGGAGAGCACCGCGCTCTAGCGGATCCAGTCGTAGGCCTCGTCGAGGTCGCCGCTTTGGAAGGTCTTCACGGCGCCTTTGATGAGGTGGCCGAGGATCTCGACGAGTACGTCGACCCACTGGGGGCCACCGACGATCGCGACTTTGTCGAAATCGGTGCCCATCGTGAGACCCAGTTTCGCGTCCTCCCACAGGGCCTTCGCTTCCCAGCCCTTGAAGGTTTCATCCGCGTAGAGCAGGGCGCGAACGCTGCCGTGCTTGTCGTCGGCGGCCTTCAGCGCCGGCGCCCACGTGTCGTGGTAGTCCTCGGCGGTAAGCTTCTCGCTGGCCTGTACCGCGACCAGGTTTCCTTTCGACTCGGGCAGAATACGAAGCATGGTCCTCTCCTTGTTCGGTCGCTTTCTTACAAAGCCGCGGCCGTCTCTTGCGGGCTCCTCGGGTGAAGTTGCACCGGTACTCCGTCTAAAATCGACTGTCTAACCACTCGCTCAGTCTGCTCGTCGTCCGTCCACTCTTTGATGGAGACACCGGGATGCTCGCAGGCTACCTGTATAGACGCAGCTCTCGAGCACAGCTTCATCGCCGTCGCGCACTTCCGCCCGCGCTACGTCGTCCGGTGAACGCAGAGGACGCACCGGTCGCGCCCAGCCACGACGGCTGAAACGTTGTGCATCCACGGGTTGCAGGTCCGCAGCTCGCGATGGCCGATCAGCACAAGAGCGTCCGGATCCGGAACCTCGCTCACGCACGCGGCATACTCGTCCAAAACCGCGAGGAACGGCTCCGGCGCGAGATGGACCTTGCGGTCCTTGTGTCGTAGCCGGTGTGCGATACCTCTCCCCATAGGACCGAGATCGATCCCTTGGGGATGCTCGCGGAGCTTCTTCACGCGCCGACCGTCGGACCAGGGGAGAAACTTGTCTCCGTAGGGACCGGTCCGAAGCGTTGCTGAACACGAGATCGACGTGGTCGTCCGCCAGCCCCCATGCCGGCGGCAGAATGATGTCCGCGTGGTGCGTCGTCTCGTTCACGTAGAGATCGACCGAAACCATGAAGTCGAGCTTGGACAGAGCTTCGTGGATACTCCGGCCATTGCGCACCCAAAGGACTGGATTCGCGGCGAAGGTCACGCAGTTGCGGTCTTCGCGTCGGCGAACTCCAGGGCGAATCGCGATGTGCTCACTCGATTCCTTCGCGGGCTCGGTGCGATCCGCGTCGGGAACGGGGCTCGAGAAGCTGTTCCCGTGCAGGTAGTTCGAGGCCGCGAAGCGCGGGCCCGTGTCCTGCGAACCCGCGCTGAAGGCATTCTTGGTACGAAACGCCTTCGTGAGGCCCGCGCGGATGGTCAGCGCGCCGTGGTTGTGAACGACCGGGCGCCCCCACATGGATGCCGAGCGCATCCTCCCCGTGCTGCTCGCGGATCGCCCACAGGCGCTCGGGATCGTTGTGAACCGCCGGGGTCGCCATCCCTTTGGGACACACCAAGCCATGCGAGAGCACGTCCTCTTCGCCCCCCCCCCGGCCGAGATCACCAAAAGCTCCGGTGCACCCCGGAGATCAAGACGAACTACCGAAGGCACCCCCGGCGTCAGGCGCGGGGGCCGTACTCTTTGCGGTAGGCGAGCATCCGCTCGTAGATCTCGTCGCCCAGGAGGACCGTTCCGCCGACCTCGCGGCCGTGAAGGTCCTGCATGATCTCCTCGATCGTCACGATTGCGCACGTCGACATGGACCAGGTGCGAGAGATCTCGACGAGTGCGACATCGGCGCCGCTTCCGCGCTCCATGCGGTCGACCGATACGATCAGACCCGCTAGCCGGATGTCGGCCACCGCTCGAAGCTTCGGGACCGTCTCACGGATCGAAGTCCCGGCGGTCGTCACGTCCTCGACGATCAGGACACGCTCGCCGTCGGTGAGCTGGTGTCCGACGAGTTGGCCCCCTTCGCCGTGGTCCTTCACCTGTTTGCGGTCGAAACAGAAGGGCACGTCCCGGGGGCCGCGGCGCGCAAGCTCCATGGCGATCCCTACAGCCAAGGGGATTCCCTTGTAGGCGGGCCCGAAGAGCACATCGAAGTCCTCACCGAACCGCTCCGCGATGGTCTGGGCGTAATAGCCCGAAAGGCGCGCGAGCTGAGCGCCGGTGCGGTACTTCCCGGTGTTCACGAAGTACGGGGTTTTCCGGCCGCTCTTGGTGACGAAGTCCCCGAAGGTGAGGACTTCGCTCTCGACCATGAAGTCGATGAACTCGCGCTTGTAGGGTGCCAGGACTTGGGTCACACCCCGAATCTAGCAACCCCGGGGATGCGGTCGAGGCCCGAAAGTGGCTGAGATTCCATCCCCTTGAAGGGCCGTCAGCCCACAGCTAGCGAAACCGAAGCTCAATTCACGTCCATCCCAAAGCACGGAGAGACCGCCACATGGCCAACGAGAACGGCTTCACGCAATTCAAGGGCACCCCGGGTTACATCGCTTCGGGCCCCCTCGTCGACGCAGTCAACTGCTCGATTGCACTCGAGCGGCCGCTTCTCATCAAGGGCGAGCCCGGAACCGGCAAGACGATGCTCGCGCATCACATCGCCGAAGGCCTCGGCATGCCCCTGCTCACGTGGCACATCAAGTCGACCAGTAAGGGCGAAGAAGGCCTCTACCTGTACGACACCGTGCAGCGCCTGAACGACTCCCGCTTCGGCGGCAGCGACGTGTCGGACATCCGGCACTACATCAAGCTCGGCCCGCTCGGGAAGTCCTTCGCGGCCGAGAAGCGCCAGGTGCTCCTCATCGACGAGATCGACAAAGCCGACCTCGAGTTCCCAAACGATCTCCTTCGCGAGCTCGACGAGATGCGCTTCACGATCACCGAGACGAACGAAGAGATCGCCGCCAAACAGCGCCCGGTCGTCATCATCACGTCGAACAACGAAAAAGAGCTGCCCGACGCGTTCCTCCGTCGCTGCATCTTCCACTTCATCGAGTTCCCCGAGCCGGAACTGATGCGCCAGATCGTCGCCGTGCACCACCCGCACCTCGACGCGACTCTCCTCGACCAGGTCTTGATCAAGTTCTACTGGCTCCGCGAGCAGAACGACCTCCGCAAGAAGCCGTCGACCTCCGAGCTCGTCGACTGGATCAGCGCCCTGCTGCGCTCCGGCGTCTCGCTCGACAAGGTCGAGGAGCACATCCCGTTCGTCGGCGCTTTGCTCAAGAAAGAGCAAGATCTCGAGGCCCTCACGTCCTACGACTCCCGCGGCGGGAAGTACCCGAGCGACTGGAGCGACCTCGGCCCGCGTTACAACCAGTAGGTAAGGCGAGTCATGTTCCTCGATCTCTTCTACGGGCTCAAAGAGGAGGGTGTGCCGGTCTCCATGCAGGAGTGGCGCACCTTTCTGGAAGCACTCGAGAAGGGGCTGCACAGCTCGAGCCTGCTGCGCTTCTACCACCTCGGCCGCAACTGCCTGATCAAGAGCGAGACCTTCTTCGACTCGTACGACCGCGTGTTCGCGCGCGTGTTCCGCGGCGTCGAAGGGGAGATCGGCGACGACGTCACCGAGAAGATCATGGAGTGGCTGAAGGATCCCGAAGCCTTCAAGGAGCTCACCGAGGAACAGCTCGCCGAACTCGAGCGCCTCACGTCCGACGAACTCATGCGGAAGTTCCTCGAGACGCTCGCCGAGCAGGACGAGCGTCACGACGGCGGCGACAAGTGGGTCGGAACCGGCGGGAAGTCACCGTACGGGCACGGCGGCACGCACCCCACCGGCATTCGCGTCGGCGGCCCGGCGAAGTCGCGGTCCGCGATGAAGGTCGCCGAGGAACGGAACTTCTCGGATTACCGCACCGACCGAATCCTCGACACGCGCCAGCTGCGCGTCGCGCTCCGTCGACTGCGGCAGCTCACCCGCCGAGGACAACAGACCGAACTCGACCTCGACGAGACGATCGACGAGACCTGCAAGAACGCCGGCGAGATCGAGCTGGTCTTCCGCGCGCCCCGCAAGAACGACATCCGCCTCCTGCTCCTCATGGACGTCGGCGGCACGATGGATCCGTTCTTCGAGCCGATGAGCCAGCTGCTCACGGCTCTGCACGAAGAGCGCGGCCTCCGGGACTTCGCGGCCTACTACTTCCACAACTGCGTGTACGACCACATCTACACGAAGGCCTCGATGCGAAAGGCCGAAGCGATCCCGACCGGGGACATCCTGCGCAAGCTGGACGACCGCTGGAAGGTGCTCCTCGTCGGCGATGCCGCCATGCATCCGGCCGAGTTGTTCGAGCCCTTCGGCAACATCGACCCGCGCAACACCACACCGACGCCGGGCATCCAGTGGCTCAACAAGATCAACCACCACTTCGACCGCAGCGCCTGGATCAATCCCGAAGAGTCGAAGTACTGGGACAACTACCACACGACGCGAACCGTCCAGAAGATCTTCCCGATGTTCCACCTGAGCGTCGACGGCCTGGCCGAGGCGGTTAAGGCGCTGGTCGGCGCGCGCACCTAGTCTCCTGAGTCCTTCTCCTGTTTCTCGGCATCGACGGCGTAGTGCAGCGCCAGCGCGAACGCCGAGCGCGTGAGTTCGAGAACCCGCTGGAACCCCTCGTCCGACAGGGTCCGGGCGCGGTCGTCGCCGCGCAAGATGTTCACGAACTCTCGTTCCCGCTCGAACTGCAGCGGGACCTTCGTCGCACCGACGCCCTCGAACCGTCGCCAGAGATCCGGCGTGTAGGTCCGCGTGTACCGAATGAGAAACGGGGCGGGATCGTGCCGGGCGAGGATGGACGACAACCGGAGCACCAAGTCGAAGGAGAGCGCCGCGGTTCCGTTCTCGACGGCTTCCAGGAGCGTCTTGTCCTCCAGGTCGATCGCCGCCGACAGCTCCTCGATTGTAAGGCCGGCCAGTTCCCGAAGCTCTCGTAGGGAGTGGCCCGCCTCCTCGGCCAGACGGGCGCTGCCCGGCTGCGAGAAGAACGCGGCGCTCGCACTCGCGGACGCCGTTCCCGCGTCTACCGCGAGCTGGCGGATCCTCTCTCCGATGTCGCCGGCGAGCTCTTCGGCGATAACGCGCACCCACCCAGCGAGCGAGCGATCCTCCTCTCGCGAAACCTGGGCCTCCTCCGGATTCGCCGGAAGGTCGGTCGAACTTCTCTGCGCGTCGTCGCCCATGATCTCGTCCGCTGCACAAGGACTCTAACCCACGCAAGGCGTTGGCAGAAATCGCCGCCCAAATGTCATTGGCGCCGCCCGGGCCCAAGGTTAGGTTCGAACTCGAAAGGGGCGCACACATGCAAGTCCCATTTCTCGCGTACGAAGGACTCACCTGCCTGGACCTCATCGGGCCGTACGAAGTGTTCAACTCCACCCCCGGCGGAATCGAGTACGACCCGCAGCCCCCGTTCGACGCGGGCTCGCCGGACAAGGCGGGGCCCAAGCTCCAGGAGCTGGCGATGCAGGCGCTCTCCGGCGGCTGAGCTACTTCTTCGTGAAGTCTGGGCGGCGCTTCTCGCGGAGCGCCGCCGTGCCTTCCGCCGCATCCGGGCCGAAGAAGCCGAGCATCTCGAAACCGAGGCTCGCATCAAAGGCCGGGGCGGCCTGCTGCATCCACAAGTTGAGCGCGCGCTTCGTCCACCGGGCGGCCTCCTGCGGGCCGGTCGCGATCTTCGTAGCGACCTTCATCGCTTCGTCGCTCAGCTCGGCAAGCGGAACCGCCTTGCTGACGAGGCCGATCCGGTCGGCGGTCTCCCCGTCGACGAAATCCGACGTGAGTAGATAGTACTTGGCCTTCGCGAGGCCACACATGAGCGGCCAGCAGATCACGGCGTGATCTCCCGCGCCGACACCGAGCCGGAGATGCCCGTCGGTGAAGCGCGCCTCGTTTGCCATGAGGCTGATGTCGGCCATGAGGCCAACGGCGAGTCCGGCCCCAACCGCGACGCCGTTGATCGCGGAGATAATGATCTTCTGACAGCGCAGCATCCGGTACACGACATCGCCCGCCTCGCGCATGACCTCCTTCAGCGCGCCGTAGTCTCCTCGGAAGCTCTCGATCCACTCGAGATCGCCACCCGCCGAGAACGCTTCGCCCGCGCCTGTGATGACGACCACCCGCGTATCGTCGTCGTCGTCGATGTCGTCCCACACCCGGCTCAGGCCCCGGTGGAGGCGCGCGTCGGTCGCGTTCATCGCCTCGGGCCGATCGATCGTGACCCAGAGAATTCCATGGTCCCGCCGCTCGAAACGAAGGCCGGGGTACTCCAAAAAATACGCGTCAGACATGCGGATCCTGTAGACGCCCAACCGGCGCATTCCAAACCGCCGGGCCGGCGTGCTTACGAGTCGCCGAGGGCCCGGGAGAGCGCCAACCGGGCCGCGGGGTCGAGCTCGGGATCCTCGAGATCCTTGCGCAGAGCGGCGCGGGCGGCGGGACTGAGCCCCGGTTTGTGATGCGCCAATTCGGCCAGGTCGAGGGCGGCGAGGAGGCGAAGCTTCCGGTGGGGGAGTCGCAGGCCTCCGCGGAGTTGCAGAC contains:
- a CDS encoding VWA domain-containing protein; this encodes MFLDLFYGLKEEGVPVSMQEWRTFLEALEKGLHSSSLLRFYHLGRNCLIKSETFFDSYDRVFARVFRGVEGEIGDDVTEKIMEWLKDPEAFKELTEEQLAELERLTSDELMRKFLETLAEQDERHDGGDKWVGTGGKSPYGHGGTHPTGIRVGGPAKSRSAMKVAEERNFSDYRTDRILDTRQLRVALRRLRQLTRRGQQTELDLDETIDETCKNAGEIELVFRAPRKNDIRLLLLMDVGGTMDPFFEPMSQLLTALHEERGLRDFAAYYFHNCVYDHIYTKASMRKAEAIPTGDILRKLDDRWKVLLVGDAAMHPAELFEPFGNIDPRNTTPTPGIQWLNKINHHFDRSAWINPEESKYWDNYHTTRTVQKIFPMFHLSVDGLAEAVKALVGART
- a CDS encoding helix-turn-helix transcriptional regulator; this translates as MGDDAQRSSTDLPANPEEAQVSREEDRSLAGWVRVIAEELAGDIGERIRQLAVDAGTASASASAAFFSQPGSARLAEEAGHSLRELRELAGLTIEELSAAIDLEDKTLLEAVENGTAALSFDLVLRLSSILARHDPAPFLIRYTRTYTPDLWRRFEGVGATKVPLQFEREREFVNILRGDDRARTLSDEGFQRVLELTRSAFALALHYAVDAEKQEKDSGD
- a CDS encoding enoyl-CoA hydratase/isomerase family protein; its protein translation is MSDAYFLEYPGLRFERRDHGILWVTIDRPEAMNATDARLHRGLSRVWDDIDDDDDTRVVVITGAGEAFSAGGDLEWIESFRGDYGALKEVMREAGDVVYRMLRCQKIIISAINGVAVGAGLAVGLMADISLMANEARFTDGHLRLGVGAGDHAVICWPLMCGLAKAKYYLLTSDFVDGETADRIGLVSKAVPLAELSDEAMKVATKIATGPQEAARWTKRALNLWMQQAAPAFDASLGFEMLGFFGPDAAEGTAALREKRRPDFTKK